The genomic stretch CCCCTTGCGAACGCACTTTACCGGCAGTGCGGGTAACGGTTTCGCTGATGCCGTTAATGACCTGTAGTTCATCCACCATCACGTTGCGTTTTTGAATATCGAATAACGCCAGGTTGGCGGTAATACGATTGGGGAGATCCAGCTTGGCACCAATCTCATAGGAGCGCCCGACTTCCGGCTCCATCGTCGCCCCTATTGCTTTGTTGACTGCCGAGTTAGGCTTAAAGGATTCGCTATAACTGGTGTACAACGAGGCGTAAGACGTGAGGTTGTACACGACACCCGCGCGTGGCACCAGTCGGCTGTCCGACCTGTCGGTATTGGTCACGAAGGGACGTCCTTTGCCTGACATGACATCGAAGCGGTCATAGCGCACGCCGCCTAACAGCATCCAGTGTTCATCCAGTCGTATGGCGTCCTGCATGAAAACGCCGGTGCTGTCGACGTCTTCTTTCTGGTCGCTCTCAGCTGCGATAACCGAGTTGGATGCCGGGAAAAGGCCGTATACCGGGTTATAAATATTGAAACTGCTGTTGTTTTTACCACGAATCATATTGCCGCGATGGGTACGGTCAGCTTCATGATCGAAACCGAATAACAACTGGTGGTTGATGCTGCCCCAGTCGATATCGCCATTTAACGCCAGTTGCACATTCTGTGACTGACTGTGTGCGTCCTGCGTTGCATCAGCCCGGCGTGTCAGAAATCCGGTTGTTGGATTAAGCGACATGGCACGCGCCTGATTATCGTTATAGGTATTGCGGCTATAAGCGTAATTCAGTTTACTTTTCCAGCGCTCGTTCAGCGTATTTTCCATCTGGAACGTCAGGGTATCCTGATCGCCACGGGTGGCGTTATAGGTTTCATCAAACCGTCGTTCGCGCGGCGTGGCAACGGGTTTGCCGGTACGGCTATCGATAACGGTCCCGCGATCAAACGGCGTCAGGTATTCCATGTGCTCATAAGCAACCAGCACGGTGGTATTTTCGCCATACCACATCAGTGAAGGGGCAACGGTTGTCTGACGATTGCGTCCGAAATTACGCCAGTAATCGGTTTCATCGTGATCGACAATCAGACGATAAGCCAGACCAGAGGTGCTGAGCGGGCCGGTGATGTCAAACTGGCCGCCCCCGCCATTAAAGCTGCTATTCCAGCCTTCGATATGGGTTTTCTGCACCAGTTCCGGTTTTTTGCTGATGATGTTGATCATACCGCCAGGGTCGCCCCAGCCGTACAGCATGGAGGCCGGCCCTTTGAGGACTTCTACTCGCTCGGTGGTCGGGGTGACGTTGCGAGCCTGAATCGAACGCACACCGTCACGCAGGATGGAACCGTCGCGGT from Dickeya zeae NCPPB 2538 encodes the following:
- a CDS encoding TonB-dependent siderophore receptor; this encodes MNNRHWQKSWPLLALLPLSLQATAASTDSTTPSETKKQEDTLVVNASTPATSTGDTGYQPHNAVIGTRTDSRLLDIPQAVNVVPQQVLEDQAVRNLDDALYNVSGITQANTLGGTQDAVMKRGFGDNRDGSILRDGVRSIQARNVTPTTERVEVLKGPASMLYGWGDPGGMINIISKKPELVQKTHIEGWNSSFNGGGGQFDITGPLSTSGLAYRLIVDHDETDYWRNFGRNRQTTVAPSLMWYGENTTVLVAYEHMEYLTPFDRGTVIDSRTGKPVATPRERRFDETYNATRGDQDTLTFQMENTLNERWKSKLNYAYSRNTYNDNQARAMSLNPTTGFLTRRADATQDAHSQSQNVQLALNGDIDWGSINHQLLFGFDHEADRTHRGNMIRGKNNSSFNIYNPVYGLFPASNSVIAAESDQKEDVDSTGVFMQDAIRLDEHWMLLGGVRYDRFDVMSGKGRPFVTNTDRSDSRLVPRAGVVYNLTSYASLYTSYSESFKPNSAVNKAIGATMEPEVGRSYEIGAKLDLPNRITANLALFDIQKRNVMVDELQVINGISETVTRTAGKVRSQGVEVDVAGKLTDSLSLIGAYAFTDARVTSDPTNQGNEMSNVARHTASLFLTNDFGNLGLHAGDDLRAGVGARYVGRRPGDAANSFFLDDYTVADAFIAYSVPLNGYKVKWQLNIKNLFDKTYYPSSGSSQYVAIGDPREVVLRASVDF